A stretch of DNA from Candidatus Bathyarchaeota archaeon:
GATCCTGGAGGCCTGCCTGGGCCTGGATTACCCTAGGGACAGGCTCGAGATCATAGTGGTGGACGACTCGGACGATGGAACCACGGAGATAGCCAGGAGGTTTGAGGCGTCGCATCCCTCCCTGGTCAGGGTGATCCATAGGGCTGAGAGGAGGGGATTTAAAGCTGGCGCCCTGAACCTGGCCTTGGCTGAGAGCAGGGGGGATTTCATAGCCGTCTTCGACGCGGATTACGTGCCGCCTCCCATCTTCCTCAAGGAGGCTCTACCCCCCCTCCTGGCCCGGGGGGACCTAGCCTTCGTCCAGACGAGGTGCGGCCACCTGAACGCCGAATATAACTGGGTCACCAGGGCGGCTGCAACCGCCCATGAATGGTTCTGGAACAGGGAGCAGAAGGCCAGGTACGCGACGGGTTTCTTCACCCACTTCGGCGGCACAGGCGCCGTCTTCAGGCGGAGGGCCATAACCGAGCTGGGGGGGTGGCCTGAGGGGACCCTGACCGAGGACCTGGACCTCTCCGTGAGGCTCCAACTCAGCGGGTGGAGGTACCTCTATATGCCCGAGATCACCTGTCCAGGGGAGATCCCCATAAGGCTCCGGGACCTCCTGAGGCAGCAGTTCAGATGGGCCAAGGGCTTCACCCAATGCCTCATAAGACATACGCCCAGGATCCTCAAGAGCAGGAGGCTGTCATGGATGCAGAAGATGGAGGCGGTGATGCAGCTATCCTCCTACTTCACGGCGCCCGCCCTCATAGGCCTGATGATCTCCATAGCCATATCCATAACGGCTTCACCCCCCAGCCTCCTAAGGCTCACAGGCCTCTCCCTCCTAGGGGAGGCCGCGATACCCATGGCGGCGGGGCTGGCAACCCTGAGATCCCGAGATGAGGAAGGAGATGGGGAGGGAGATAAGAGGGGCCTGAGGGTGAGAGGCAAAGTCGAGGCGCTACACCACCTCCTATACCTAGCGGCTGTGACACCCCTATTCGCCATCGTATATACAAAGGCGGTCATAGAGGCGCTCTTAGGGGTGGCATCCCCGTTCCATAGGACGCCTAAATACGGGCTGGTGACGGAACCCCAACCTTATAAACGAGTCTATGCGAGTGCCTAGCTTGAAGGATACGGCAATTGATGAAACTCGCGTCGAGGAGTTTATGGGCCTGTCTTGGATGGAGTTGCCGCCCTTTACTTTATTAGTTCTCTAGCTTTATCTCCGTCTTTTACGTCTATGGCTTTCAAACCTATTTTTGAGGCTGCATCGATTAATCTCTTATCGCTACTCAGAAATATGTTGCTTTTAGTGTGGATGGCGGTTTGAATTTGGAGGACATCGGCCTCGTAGAGGTATTCCTTCAAGATTAGAGGCCAAGCCTCGACGAGTATTGGGGTTAAAAGCGGATAGAGCTCCAGTATTCTTAGGCGTAGCAACCTTACGGTTTCGCTCGCGAGGTTCTCAAGGACTCTCACGAATTCGTTTTCGCTAAGCCACCTCCTCCTTCTCCCCTCATCGAACACTCCTAGCACTTCGCCGACGTTCCAAATGGATGTAGTGATGGAAGCCTCGCCTGCCCAACCCTTATCGGACACGTAATCCATAGTGGAGCTGCCGGGCTCGGATAGGTACCGTTTAACTATAGCGCTGCTGTCAAGGTAGATCCTTAGCAACGCGTTTCTCCCTTATCCCTCGGATAAGCGACTCCGATGGGGGGCCTTGAGGCTCAGGTCTACCGCGCTTCATTTCCTCAGGAGAAAAAACAACTCTCATATTTATATTCATTTTTTTGAAAGCGTTCTCGATGTTTTCATCGGATATAAGGGTTTGAAGCAAATTTTCGCCTTCACTACTTAGCTTTCTTAAGGTCCCATGCCTCATTAAAACCGCCTCTTTGAACCTGGTCC
This window harbors:
- a CDS encoding glycosyltransferase, producing the protein MRLTAGSIHMGWLSFAFTLFFFTVLILYVTNHLLVSLKAMGRRREKDWERFRPPREWPTVSVHLPFHNERRVAARILEACLGLDYPRDRLEIIVVDDSDDGTTEIARRFEASHPSLVRVIHRAERRGFKAGALNLALAESRGDFIAVFDADYVPPPIFLKEALPPLLARGDLAFVQTRCGHLNAEYNWVTRAAATAHEWFWNREQKARYATGFFTHFGGTGAVFRRRAITELGGWPEGTLTEDLDLSVRLQLSGWRYLYMPEITCPGEIPIRLRDLLRQQFRWAKGFTQCLIRHTPRILKSRRLSWMQKMEAVMQLSSYFTAPALIGLMISIAISITASPPSLLRLTGLSLLGEAAIPMAAGLATLRSRDEEGDGEGDKRGLRVRGKVEALHHLLYLAAVTPLFAIVYTKAVIEALLGVASPFHRTPKYGLVTEPQPYKRVYASA
- a CDS encoding type II toxin-antitoxin system VapC family toxin, producing MLRIYLDSSAIVKRYLSEPGSSTMDYVSDKGWAGEASITTSIWNVGEVLGVFDEGRRRRWLSENEFVRVLENLASETVRLLRLRILELYPLLTPILVEAWPLILKEYLYEADVLQIQTAIHTKSNIFLSSDKRLIDAASKIGLKAIDVKDGDKARELIK